From the genome of Ralstonia pickettii, one region includes:
- a CDS encoding CsbD family protein, producing the protein MNKDQVKGTVEKVKGKVNEVVGKATDNPARELKGDLQQAGGQARKNAGDVKEAAKDIAKKSR; encoded by the coding sequence ATGAACAAGGATCAAGTGAAAGGTACTGTCGAGAAAGTGAAAGGCAAGGTCAACGAGGTAGTAGGCAAAGCAACGGACAACCCTGCCCGCGAGCTGAAGGGCGACCTGCAGCAGGCCGGCGGTCAAGCTCGCAAGAATGCGGGCGACGTCAAGGAAGCAGCGAAGGACATTGCAAAGAAGTCCCGCTGA
- a CDS encoding efflux RND transporter permease subunit, translating into MEHSRFNLSRWALEHQPLTRFLLVALLLGGIFAYSKLGQDEDPPFTFRAMVVQAFWPGATAEQMSRQVTDKIEKALQEVPYAWKIRSYSKPGETLVTFQLADTSPAKETQQLWYTVRKKVGDIAPTLPQGVRGPYFNDDFGDVYGSIYALSADGFTYRQLNDYADAIRQQLLRVPNVAKVELLGDQDEKIYIEFQQAKLSQMGLDINSIATQISQQNNIGPSGVLVTPTDNVQIRLSGQFSDIRDLENLTLRGPGGTTNIRLGDIATVKHGYVDPPHAKMRFNGKEVIGLGISMTKGGDIIQLGKDLRATVDKIRAKLPMGIEMQQVQNQPKSVQSSVGEFVHVLIEAVVIVLGVSFLSLGLHTKPKLRIDVWPGLVVGLTIPLVLAVTFLFMNIFDIGLHKISLGALIIALGLLVDDAIIAVEMMVRKLEEGFSKMEAATFAYTSTAMPMLTGTLITATGFLPVGLARSTVGEYTFGIFAVTALALVLSWFAAVVFVPYLGFLLLRTKSHVEGGGHHELFDTPFYNRFRGWVNWCVEYRKTVIVITLVAFGLGVFGFKYVEKQFFPDSSRPELMVELWLPEGSSFNQTETEAKRFEALMRKEQNVDSVTLFIGSGAPRFYLPLDQILPQTNVAQAIVMPTSLEAREGVRQHVIGLLKSQFPHLRGRVKLLPNGPPVPYPVQFRVMGPDIGGVRKIADQVKAIMSANPNTVGVNDNWNENVKVLRLDIDQDKARALGVSTGSISQVTQTVMSGAPIAQYRDGDKLLDIVMRPQEDERNTLDALQRVQVPTSSGRTVPLTQVARVGFAWEPGVIWRENRDYGITVQSDVVDGVQGPTVTAQINPLLDKIRADLPPDYQIKIAGAEEESANAGASIAAQMPLCIFIIFTLLMLQLHSFSRSVMVFLTGPLGLIGAAATLLLLRAPMGFVAQLGITALIGMIIRNSVILVDQIEQDVAAGVPTWNAIVEAAVRRFRPIILTAAAAVLAMIPLSRSVFWGPMAAAIMGGLIIATVLTLLFLPALYAAWFRVKRPDAQAAAPAV; encoded by the coding sequence ATGGAACATTCCCGTTTCAACCTGTCACGCTGGGCGCTTGAACATCAGCCGCTCACGCGCTTCTTGCTGGTGGCGCTGTTGCTCGGCGGCATCTTTGCGTATTCCAAGCTGGGGCAGGACGAAGATCCGCCCTTCACCTTCCGCGCGATGGTCGTGCAGGCCTTCTGGCCCGGCGCCACGGCCGAGCAGATGTCGCGCCAGGTAACCGACAAGATCGAGAAGGCGCTGCAGGAGGTGCCATACGCTTGGAAGATCCGCAGCTACTCCAAGCCGGGCGAAACGCTCGTCACCTTCCAACTGGCCGACACGTCGCCCGCCAAGGAAACGCAGCAGCTTTGGTACACCGTGCGCAAGAAAGTGGGCGATATCGCGCCTACGTTGCCGCAAGGCGTGCGCGGGCCGTACTTCAATGATGATTTCGGCGACGTGTATGGCTCGATCTATGCGCTGTCCGCCGATGGCTTCACTTATCGCCAGCTCAACGACTACGCCGATGCGATCCGCCAGCAGCTGCTGCGCGTGCCCAACGTCGCCAAGGTCGAACTGCTGGGCGATCAGGACGAAAAGATCTACATCGAGTTCCAGCAGGCCAAGCTGTCGCAGATGGGTCTGGACATCAACAGCATCGCCACGCAGATCAGCCAGCAGAACAACATCGGCCCCAGCGGTGTGCTGGTCACGCCGACCGACAACGTGCAGATTCGCCTGTCGGGCCAGTTTTCGGACATCCGCGATCTGGAGAACTTGACGCTGCGCGGCCCCGGCGGCACCACGAATATCCGCCTCGGAGACATCGCCACCGTCAAGCACGGCTACGTAGACCCGCCGCACGCCAAGATGCGCTTCAACGGCAAGGAGGTGATCGGCCTGGGTATCTCGATGACCAAGGGCGGTGACATCATTCAGCTCGGCAAGGACTTGCGCGCCACGGTCGACAAGATCCGCGCAAAGCTGCCGATGGGCATCGAGATGCAGCAGGTGCAGAACCAGCCGAAATCGGTGCAGAGTTCGGTGGGCGAGTTCGTGCACGTGCTGATCGAGGCGGTGGTGATCGTGCTGGGCGTGAGTTTCCTCTCGCTCGGGTTGCATACCAAGCCGAAGCTGCGCATTGACGTTTGGCCGGGCTTGGTGGTGGGCCTGACGATCCCGCTGGTGCTGGCGGTGACGTTCCTGTTCATGAACATCTTCGACATCGGGCTGCACAAGATTTCGCTTGGTGCGCTGATCATTGCGCTGGGCCTGCTGGTGGACGACGCGATCATCGCGGTCGAAATGATGGTGCGCAAGCTGGAAGAGGGCTTCTCCAAGATGGAGGCGGCCACCTTCGCGTACACGTCGACCGCCATGCCGATGCTGACCGGCACGCTCATCACCGCCACGGGTTTCCTGCCGGTGGGGCTGGCGCGTTCGACGGTGGGTGAATACACGTTCGGCATCTTTGCGGTGACGGCACTGGCGCTGGTGCTTTCGTGGTTTGCGGCGGTGGTGTTTGTGCCGTACCTCGGTTTCCTGCTGCTGCGGACGAAATCGCATGTGGAGGGCGGCGGGCACCACGAGCTGTTCGACACGCCGTTCTACAACCGCTTTCGCGGCTGGGTGAACTGGTGCGTGGAGTACCGCAAGACGGTGATCGTCATCACGCTGGTGGCCTTCGGGCTGGGCGTGTTCGGCTTCAAGTATGTCGAGAAGCAGTTCTTCCCCGACTCCAGCCGCCCGGAACTGATGGTCGAGCTGTGGTTGCCGGAAGGCTCCAGCTTCAACCAGACCGAAACCGAAGCCAAACGCTTTGAAGCCCTGATGCGCAAGGAGCAGAACGTTGACAGCGTGACGCTGTTCATCGGCTCGGGTGCGCCACGCTTCTACCTGCCGCTGGACCAGATTCTTCCGCAGACAAACGTGGCGCAGGCCATCGTGATGCCCACTTCGCTGGAGGCGCGCGAGGGTGTGCGGCAACACGTCATTGGGCTGCTGAAGTCGCAATTCCCGCATCTGCGCGGCCGCGTGAAACTGCTGCCGAACGGGCCGCCGGTGCCGTATCCGGTGCAGTTCCGCGTGATGGGCCCGGACATTGGCGGGGTGCGCAAGATTGCCGATCAGGTCAAGGCCATCATGAGCGCCAATCCGAACACCGTGGGCGTGAACGACAACTGGAACGAGAACGTCAAGGTGCTGCGCCTGGACATCGACCAGGACAAGGCGCGTGCGCTGGGTGTGTCGACCGGTTCCATCTCGCAGGTCACGCAGACGGTGATGTCCGGCGCGCCCATCGCCCAATACCGCGACGGCGACAAGCTGCTCGACATCGTGATGCGGCCGCAGGAGGACGAGCGCAACACGCTCGACGCACTGCAGCGCGTGCAAGTCCCGACCAGCAGTGGTCGCACGGTGCCGCTGACGCAGGTGGCGCGAGTTGGTTTTGCGTGGGAACCCGGCGTGATCTGGCGCGAGAACCGCGACTACGGCATCACCGTGCAATCCGACGTGGTGGACGGCGTGCAGGGCCCGACCGTCACGGCGCAGATCAATCCGTTGCTTGATAAGATTCGCGCGGACCTGCCGCCGGACTATCAGATCAAGATTGCCGGCGCAGAAGAGGAAAGTGCTAACGCGGGTGCGTCCATCGCTGCACAAATGCCGCTGTGCATTTTCATCATCTTCACGCTGCTGATGCTCCAGCTGCACAGCTTCTCGCGCTCGGTGATGGTGTTCCTGACCGGCCCGCTGGGGCTGATTGGCGCGGCAGCCACGTTGCTGCTGCTGCGCGCGCCGATGGGCTTTGTTGCGCAACTCGGTATTACGGCGCTGATCGGGATGATCATCCGGAATTCGGTCATTCTGGTGGACCAGATCGAGCAGGATGTGGCGGCCGGCGTGCCGACGTGGAATGCCATCGTCGAAGCGGCCGTGCGTCGTTTCCGGCCGATCATCCTGACCGCGGCGGCGGCGGTGCTGGCAATGATTCCGCTGTCGCGCAGCGTGTTCTGGGGCCCGATGGCCGCCGCCATCATGGGTGGCCTGATCATCGCCACGGTGTTGACGCTGCTGTTCCTGCCGGCGTTGTATGCGGCGTGGTTCCGCGTCAAGCGGCCCGATGCGCAAGCGGCCGCCCCGGCGGTCTGA